The Magnetococcales bacterium DNA segment CCTGCGTCGAGCCATCTGCCTATGCGCCGGTTGGTGGCGGCGCGTCTCGTCCCGGTGCGCAGAGCCGGTCCCGTTGGCCGCTGCTGGTGGGTGCGATTGTTGTGTCCCTGGGTACCATTTTTGTCTATCGCACCTGGCGGGACAATGAAAAAGTGGTGCAGATTCGGGTGATCAACGCCGCCAACGGTCAGACTACCCGCTATGAAGCCCACAAGAAACAGGTCCACATGCGCACCTTTCAAACTTTGGACGGGCGCACGGTCACCCTGGCCGACGTGGAGCGCATGGAAGTCACCGAACCCGAATGAACCTGACCCCTGGATCCATCACCCAAAGCGCCTTGATCGTGCGGCACCGCAGCCCATGGAATGGCGAAATCCTGGAGGTTGTGGACGACGGGCCGCTGCGCGTTCTCCATTTTGGCACCTACCTCAAGCAGAGTTGCATTCTCCGCGCCAATCCACAGCGGCTGGTTCTCCCCTATACGCGCCACATGCTGGCCAGTCTGGCTTTCAAGCCGGAGCCTCGCCGGGCGCTCATGGTGGGCCTGGGAGGGGGCACGATGGCCCGGTTTTTGTTGGAGCATTTTCCGGCTTGTCAGGTTGATGTTGTGGAGATCGTGCCCACCATGCCAGACATTGCCCGGCACTATTTTGGCTTGCCGCTCTCTCCCCGGTTGCGGATTCACCTGGATGACGGCGCCCATTATTTGCATGTCCTTGCCTCCCAGCTCTCCCCGCTCTCC contains these protein-coding regions:
- a CDS encoding spermidine synthase, which gives rise to MNLTPGSITQSALIVRHRSPWNGEILEVVDDGPLRVLHFGTYLKQSCILRANPQRLVLPYTRHMLASLAFKPEPRRALMVGLGGGTMARFLLEHFPACQVDVVEIVPTMPDIARHYFGLPLSPRLRIHLDDGAHYLHVLASQLSPLSPPPFDLLLIDAYNAQGMAEALFAATFFQNCHTLLEPQGVMAVNLTRSKPETFSQATAAIEATFAGCTRQLRPAGSNNVILFASPGPEPLGLRRMPRFLASRRNQRELTLAELLDPARQRTLSWWKYILEF